One genomic segment of Spiroplasma endosymbiont of Poecilobothrus nobilitatus includes these proteins:
- a CDS encoding deoxyribodipyrimidine photo-lyase has translation MNIFIFNRDFRIEDNLGLAQLANEEDKIYLLFIFTKEQIKANNYFSPRSFQAMVHCLKQLRKKVHVNFLKSENEQTGIKFLLDQGYKINKIYTNRDYTPFSLNRSKAMRQLSKEYNFIYREFNDYVLLEPWTIKTTQNEYYTVFTPFWNKLKVHFNDNKIITYKVKSFLPQQLKNLEILQDITNVKSSDFNLPLEPEKVKTAIFQLDQNYHQTRDFVDLETSTAKISTALKFGIISIRQCYLWSIEKFGAFDNAFARQLAWRDFYYQVTYNAQLYQQWCFSENWNKKITINWTNNPEWLQKWQNGETGYDFIDAGMKELKETGLLHNRARMVCASFLVKNLQIDWRKGEQYFAQQLIDYDPIINQCSWQWVAGTGFDAQPFFRIFNPELQQKKYDSTSNYYNKFLKNRPAINKIVDYKMSVKKALEIYKGK, from the coding sequence ATGAACATTTTTATTTTTAATCGTGATTTTAGAATTGAAGATAATCTTGGCCTTGCTCAGTTGGCTAATGAAGAAGATAAAATTTATTTATTATTTATTTTTACAAAAGAACAAATAAAAGCAAATAATTATTTTTCACCTCGTAGTTTTCAAGCAATGGTTCATTGCTTAAAACAATTAAGGAAAAAGGTTCATGTTAATTTTCTAAAAAGTGAAAATGAACAAACTGGAATTAAATTTTTGTTAGACCAAGGTTATAAAATTAATAAAATATATACAAACCGTGATTATACACCATTTTCTCTTAACCGAAGTAAAGCAATGCGTCAATTATCAAAAGAATATAATTTTATTTATCGTGAATTTAATGATTATGTATTACTAGAACCATGAACAATAAAAACTACTCAAAATGAATATTATACTGTTTTTACACCATTTTGAAATAAATTAAAAGTACATTTTAACGATAATAAGATTATTACTTATAAGGTTAAATCCTTTTTGCCCCAACAATTAAAAAATCTTGAGATTTTACAAGACATTACAAATGTTAAATCTAGTGATTTTAATTTACCATTAGAACCTGAAAAAGTTAAAACAGCAATTTTTCAGTTAGATCAAAACTATCATCAAACTCGTGATTTTGTTGATTTAGAAACTAGTACAGCAAAAATTAGTACTGCTTTAAAATTTGGAATTATTTCAATTCGGCAATGTTATCTTTGAAGCATTGAAAAATTTGGTGCTTTTGATAACGCTTTTGCGCGCCAATTAGCATGGCGAGATTTTTATTATCAAGTAACTTATAATGCGCAATTATATCAACAATGATGTTTTAGTGAAAATTGAAATAAAAAAATAACAATTAACTGGACAAATAATCCAGAATGATTGCAAAAGTGACAAAATGGTGAAACTGGTTATGATTTTATTGATGCAGGAATGAAAGAGTTAAAAGAAACAGGGTTATTACATAATCGAGCAAGAATGGTTTGTGCTTCGTTTTTAGTTAAGAATTTACAAATTGATTGACGTAAAGGCGAACAATATTTTGCTCAACAGTTAATAGATTATGACCCTATTATAAATCAATGTTCATGACAATGAGTAGCGGGAACGGGATTTGATGCTCAACCATTTTTTCGAATTTTTAATCCTGAGTTACAACAAAAAAAATATGATTCAACATCAAACTATTATAATAAGTTTTTAAAAAACCGCCCCGCAATTAATAAAATTGTTGATTACAAAATGTCAGTTAAAAAAGCGTTAGAAATTTATAAAGGTAAATAA
- a CDS encoding IS3 family transposase yields the protein MKQFGYRRINKYLKEDYGIKYNSKKVLRIMRDNKYNLNM from the coding sequence TTAAAACAATTTGGTTATCGAAGAATTAATAAATATTTAAAAGAAGATTATGGTATAAAATATAATTCAAAAAAAGTTTTAAGAATTATGCGTGATAACAAATACAACCTGAATATGTAA
- a CDS encoding IS3 family transposase (programmed frameshift), producing the protein MGNKTSYSEEFKKQIVMLYKNGKSVINLGQEYNLPKPTIYIWVKNYNNSGSFKAKDNRTLEENEIITLRKELKDLKMENDIFKASRTDNGQKITIINNNKTKYSVRKICKILGLSKSTYYYQTNKCINKQVNNYEQEIISAFNKSRKIYGARKIKVILNRKDIILSRRKIRFFMIKNNLVSKYTKLKYHNHKTTVNNDQINNILNRQFNNKKPNEVIVSDLTYVQVGAKWHYICLLIDLFNREIIGYSAGSNKTAELAQQAFHKITRPLNQITLFHTDRGNEFKNKIIDEILITFNIKRSLSNKGCPYDNAVAETTYKTFKTEFIKGKKFKNLTQLKYELFDFVHWYNNIRINGSLNYLSPVTFRKQMSI; encoded by the exons ATGGGAAATAAAACTTCATACTCTGAAGAATTTAAAAAACAAATTGTCATGCTATATAAAAATGGTAAAAGTGTTATTAATCTAGGGCAAGAATATAATTTACCAAAACCAACTATTTATATTTGAGTTAAAAATTATAATAATTCTGGTTCATTTAAAGCAAAAGACAATCGCACACTAGAAGAAAATGAAATAATAACTTTACGAAAAGAACTTAAAGACTTGAAAATGGAAAATGACATTT TTAAAGCAAGCCGCACTGATAATGGCCAAAAAATAACAATAATTAATAACAACAAAACAAAATATTCAGTAAGAAAAATATGTAAGATTTTGGGTTTATCAAAATCAACGTATTATTATCAAACTAATAAATGTATTAACAAGCAAGTTAATAATTATGAACAAGAAATTATCAGTGCCTTTAATAAAAGTCGCAAAATTTATGGGGCTCGCAAAATTAAAGTTATTTTAAACAGAAAAGATATCATCTTATCACGGCGAAAAATCAGATTCTTTATGATCAAAAATAATTTGGTTTCTAAATACACCAAATTAAAATATCATAATCATAAAACAACAGTCAATAATGACCAAATTAATAATATTTTAAATCGTCAATTTAACAACAAAAAACCTAATGAAGTTATTGTTAGTGATTTAACATATGTTCAAGTTGGCGCTAAATGACATTATATTTGTTTATTAATTGACTTGTTTAATCGTGAAATAATTGGTTATAGTGCTGGGTCGAATAAAACAGCCGAACTGGCCCAACAAGCTTTTCATAAAATAACACGACCATTAAATCAAATAACTCTATTTCATACTGATCGTGGTAATGAGTTTAAAAATAAAATCATTGATGAAATTTTAATAACTTTTAATATTAAAAGATCATTAAGCAATAAAGGCTGCCCTTATGATAATGCTGTGGCTGAAACAACTTACAAAACTTTTAAAACTGAATTTATTAAGGGTAAAAAATTTAAAAATTTAACACAATTAAAATACGAACTTTTTGATTTTGTGCATTGATATAACAATATTCGAATTAATGGCAGTTTAAATTATTTATCTCCAGTTACTTTTAGAAAACAAATGTCTATATAA
- a CDS encoding DDE-type integrase/transposase/recombinase, whose translation MRRKIKYKQNKEKRLLQYPDLINRKFNDIKTRFSVLYTDVTYLISKGERYYQSTIIDGYTKEIVDVKWSKYNDNKLVMDNLNDAINKIKLIKKDLNGIIIHSDHGYQYTSTIYHDKCLSNGIIISMGKKYHCADNIVIESFHSLLKKATIWNGNTF comes from the coding sequence ATGAGAAGAAAAATAAAGTATAAACAGAATAAAGAAAAAAGATTATTGCAATATCCTGATTTAATTAATCGTAAATTCAATGATATAAAAACAAGGTTTTCAGTACTATATACTGATGTAACATATTTAATTTCAAAAGGAGAAAGATATTATCAATCAACAATTATTGATGGATATACTAAAGAAATAGTTGATGTAAAGTGATCTAAATATAATGACAATAAATTAGTAATGGATAATTTAAATGATGCAATTAATAAAATAAAATTAATAAAAAAAGATCTGAATGGAATAATAATTCACTCAGATCACGGATATCAATATACATCCACTATTTATCACGATAAATGTTTATCTAACGGTATTATAATTTCAATGGGGAAAAAATACCACTGTGCAGATAATATTGTTATAGAAAGTTTTCATTCATTACTTAAGAAAGCTACAATCTGGAATGGCAACACTTTTTAG
- a CDS encoding IS1/IS1595 family N-terminal zinc-binding domain-containing protein → MEKIIEELINILTDDQFLEFHEKDKKEAELIKKQKRLNEIDQKFRDKGIKCPNYQSFYCVKNGHNREGKQKYLCKKCRASFDAFRDHFTYWSHLNYEQWNLLIQISLLGQSSKMISRFIKTSPKTDWYNR, encoded by the coding sequence ATGGAAAAAATAATTGAAGAATTAATAAATATTTTAACAGATGATCAATTTTTAGAATTTCATGAAAAAGACAAAAAAGAAGCAGAATTAATTAAAAAACAAAAACGCTTAAATGAAATTGATCAAAAATTTAGGGATAAAGGTATTAAATGTCCTAATTATCAATCTTTTTATTGTGTTAAAAATGGTCATAATCGTGAAGGAAAACAAAAATATTTATGCAAAAAATGTCGTGCTAGTTTTGATGCTTTTCGTGATCATTTTACGTATTGAAGTCATTTAAATTATGAACAGTGAAATTTATTGATTCAAATTTCATTATTAGGCCAATCTAGTAAAATGATTTCCCGCTTTATTAAAACATCACCGAAAACCGATTGATATAATCGCTAA